CACGCTCTCGTGGCTCGCCGGCATGCGGCTTCCCCCGGCCCGCTGATAGAGGAACGGCCCACCGGCTCCATCCGCGTACAGCACGTGATCCTGGATGCCGTAGGCGGGATCCTCGCTCGGTTCGAGGAGTACCGCGGCGCCAGCATCGCCGAACAGGATGCAGGTGTTGCGATCGGTGTAGTCCGTGATGGCGCTCATCTTGTCGGCCCCGACGACGAGAACCCTGCGGTAGGTGCCGCTCTCGATGAACTGCGCTCCGGTGACGAGGGCGTAGAGGAAACCGGAGCAGGCCGCGGAGAGGTCGAAGCCCCAGGCCTTCTTCGCCCCGAGCTTCTCCTGCAGGATGCAGGCGGTGGGCGGGAACATCATGTCCGGGGTCACGGTGGCGACAATGAGGAGCTCGAGGTCGGCGGGATCCATGCCGCGGCGTTCGAGAACCAGGCGCGCCGCCGGTGCCGCCAGGTCCGAGGTCGCCCCCTCTTCCAGAATGTGCCGCTCGCGGATTCCCGTACGTTCCTGAATCCACGAGTCCGTGGTTTCGACCATCTTTTCGAGGTCGAAGTTGGAAAGTACTTTATTAGGCACCCAGTGCCCCACGGAAGTGATCGTCGCCCTGGCCACAGCCACCCTCTCGCTCTCGGACCACTCGATCTGGGAGACACGACGGTCAGGAGTGACACCCTACACGCGCCCCCTGCTGCCGTACAACAGTTACTGGGCCGCGCCGGCCGCGGGTCGGCGGGCGATCAGCCGGGTGGGGCGACTCGATAGAGGAGCACGTAGATGACGACGCCGGTGACGGAAACGTAGAACCAGAGCGGCAGGGTCCAGCGCGCCAGTCGGGCATGGCGAGGGAACTCGCGCCGCAGCGCCCGGCGGAGAGTGAGCAGGACGAGGGGCACGATGACCACGGCGAGCACCGTGTGCGTCGCGAGGATGGTGAAGTAGAGCGGGCGGATCCAGCCGGTCGCGGTGAATCGCGTCGTCCCCACCTGGAAGTGATAGGTGAGGTAGGAGATCAGGAACAGGGTGGACGTGCCCAGCGCCGAGAGCATGCAAGCGCGATGGGCCGCGATCCGGCGCCGGCGGATGCAGAGGAAGCCGGTGAGCAGGAAGAGGGCGCTCAGGGTGTTCAGCCCCGCGTTCAGCGCCGGCAGATCCTCGAGGGCCACGTGCAACTCATTCCTAGGGCACTTCGCCGCGGACGAGGCGAGCCAGGTCGACCTGCAGCTGCTTCACGGCCTCCGGGTCGGCGCCGTCGTAGTAGCCGCGGATCTGCGTTTCCGCGTCCACGAGGACGAAACGCGTGCTGTGCAAGATCGGCTCGGCGCCGGAGGCGATGTCCTCGGGCGAGGCGTCCTCCACGCTGAGGTGGAAGCCTTCCTGCGCCAGCCGGCGTATCTGCGGTTTGTCGCCAGTGAGGAGCAGCCAGCGTTCCGGTGTGGCACCGTAGTGCGCCCCGTACTCCGCCAGCTTCGCTGGCGTGTCGCGCTCCGGGTCGACGCTGAACGAGACCAAGCGCACCGAGGGGCTGATCTGCCCGGAGAGCTGCTCGAACTGTGCCGACATCATCGGACAGATGGAGCCGCAGGTGGTGAAGATGAAATCGGCGATCCACGGGCGGCCGCGCAGATCGGCGAGATGCAGGCTGTCGCCGAGTTGGTTCACCAGGGCGAAGGACGGGGCCGGTCCGTAGTCGGCGAGCGCCTCGGCGGCCCGATCCACCAGAACGCCGCCGCGGAAGAGCTCACGCTTGCCCGCGATGACGGCAAGAGCGACGAGCACGAGAACGGCGAGCGAGAGCGACGCCATGAGCCAGCGCATGCGACCGGTCAGGAAGGAACGGGCTGGTGCCGGCGGACCCGATGTCGCCTCGTGCCTCACGATAGATCCCCGGCGCGCGAACGGGACGCGAGCCACAGGCTCGCGGCCAGCGTGGCGAGCGCGAAACTCACGCTGAGCGCTAAGGGCCGGGCGATCGAAGCCAGCAGAGATCCGCTTTCGAGACGCACGGATCCCGCCGCCAAGGCGTGCCGCAGCGCCTCGAGAGCATGGCTCATGGGGTTCACCGCCATCACCGCCCGCAACCAGCCCGGCGCGCCGGTGGCGGGGAAGAGCGCACCCGAGAGGATCCACATGGGCATGAGCAACAGGTTCATCAGCGCATGGAATCCCTGGGTGGAATCCAGCTGCCAGGCGAGCAGGAACCCGAGCCCGGTGAAGCCGAAGCCGGTGACGAAGAGCACCAAGGCGCTCCAGAGGAAGGAGCCGAGGCTCCACGACTTCCCTACGAGCATGGCGACGACGAGGACGAGGAACGCCTGCGCGAGCGCCAGCGTCGTCCCGCCCAGGATCTTGCCGAGGACGAGCCCGCCCCGGGCTCCGGGAGCGACGAGCACGGATTGCAGGAAGCCTTCCCGGCGATCCTCGACGATGGAGATGGTGGAAAAGATCGCGGTGAACAGCATGATCAGCAGCAGCGTTCCCGGGAAGAGGAACTCCAGCGAGCTCCGGGCGTGCATCGTCGGATCGAGGCGGTAGGTGTCGCCGATCCCGGAGCCGATGAGGAACCAGAAGAGGAGAGGCGGCGCCAGCGCGCCCACCACCCGGCTCGGCTGGCGACAGAAGCGCACGATCTCGCGCTCGGTGAGCGACAGGGCCGCGAGCAGCATCAGTGCCTCCTCGAGCCCCGGCGGCCCGCGGCTCCGGCACCGGCCGCACTGCCGTCGCTGCCGCTCTCGCCGGCGTCATCGAAGCGATGTCCGGTGAAGTGGATGAAGACATCCTCGAAGGTCGGCTTGGAGAGCGTCAAGGACAGGATGTCGTCGGGAAACGTTTCGACGAGGCGAGGCAGCAACGCCGCGCTCGCACCGTGCTCCAGCCGCACGCTCGTATCGACGACGCGCGGCGCCAGGCCGAACTGGGCCGCGATGCCGGCAGCGAGGCGCGCCGGATCGCGCGCCGCGACGGTGACCACGTCCTCGCCCACCGCCGCTTTGAGCTCCAACGGTGCGCCGCTCGTCACCAGATGACCCCGCTCCAGAATCGCCACGCGGTCGCAGCGCTCGGCTTCCTCCAGGATGTGGCTCGTGAGCAGGATCGTGACGCCTCGCTCGCGGCGCACCTCCTCGAGGAGGTGCCAGAACTCGAGGCGTGCCCCTGGATCGAGACCCGTGGAGGGTTCGTCGAGGATCAGCACCTGCGGCTGGTGGAGGAGGCACTTCGCCAGCTCCACGCGCCGGCGCAAGCCTCCCGAGAGCGTGGCGACCCGAGCGTCGCCGCGGTCGCTCAAGCCGAGCCTCTGCAGCAGCTCCTGGCTCCGCTTCTGCAAGACGCCGCCGTGCAGGCCGTAGAGGTGACCCTGGTATCGCAGGTTCTCGCGCACGCTGAGCTGACGGTCCAGCGCCGGGGACTGGAAGACGACGCCCAGGGCGCGCCGGACACGGGAGCGGTCGGCTTGCACGTCGAGTCCCAGGATGCGGGCGCTGCCGCGCTGCGGCACGAGAAGGGTGGAGAGGATGCGGAAGAGCGTGCTCTTGCCGCCGCCGTTCGGTCCGAGAAGGCCGAAGATCTCGCCGCGCCGTACGGCGAAGCCCACGCCTCGCAAGGCCGGGCGTTCGCCGTACGCATGCCAAACGTCCGTCACCTGCACCGCAGGGTCGTTGTCCGTGACGTCGCTCATGACGCCCTCGAGTGTCGCGGGCCGTGTGCTCACAGGAGCAGCGTGTCCAGCACCAGCACGCCGAAGAGGAGAGGCAGGTAGACGACGGAAGCGAAGAAGACGCGCCGCGCTCGCTGGGCATCGTGGCGTCGCGCCGCCTCGAGAGCGAGGCGGAAGAAAGCGGCGCCCAGGACCAA
This is a stretch of genomic DNA from Candidatus Krumholzibacteriia bacterium. It encodes these proteins:
- a CDS encoding beta-ketoacyl-ACP synthase 3; its protein translation is MAVARATITSVGHWVPNKVLSNFDLEKMVETTDSWIQERTGIRERHILEEGATSDLAAPAARLVLERRGMDPADLELLIVATVTPDMMFPPTACILQEKLGAKKAWGFDLSAACSGFLYALVTGAQFIESGTYRRVLVVGADKMSAITDYTDRNTCILFGDAGAAVLLEPSEDPAYGIQDHVLYADGAGGPFLYQRAGGSRMPASHESV
- a CDS encoding DUF420 domain-containing protein → MALEDLPALNAGLNTLSALFLLTGFLCIRRRRIAAHRACMLSALGTSTLFLISYLTYHFQVGTTRFTATGWIRPLYFTILATHTVLAVVIVPLVLLTLRRALRREFPRHARLARWTLPLWFYVSVTGVVIYVLLYRVAPPG
- a CDS encoding SCO family protein, whose protein sequence is MRHEATSGPPAPARSFLTGRMRWLMASLSLAVLVLVALAVIAGKRELFRGGVLVDRAAEALADYGPAPSFALVNQLGDSLHLADLRGRPWIADFIFTTCGSICPMMSAQFEQLSGQISPSVRLVSFSVDPERDTPAKLAEYGAHYGATPERWLLLTGDKPQIRRLAQEGFHLSVEDASPEDIASGAEPILHSTRFVLVDAETQIRGYYDGADPEAVKQLQVDLARLVRGEVP
- a CDS encoding ABC transporter permease, giving the protein MLLAALSLTEREIVRFCRQPSRVVGALAPPLLFWFLIGSGIGDTYRLDPTMHARSSLEFLFPGTLLLIMLFTAIFSTISIVEDRREGFLQSVLVAPGARGGLVLGKILGGTTLALAQAFLVLVVAMLVGKSWSLGSFLWSALVLFVTGFGFTGLGFLLAWQLDSTQGFHALMNLLLMPMWILSGALFPATGAPGWLRAVMAVNPMSHALEALRHALAAGSVRLESGSLLASIARPLALSVSFALATLAASLWLASRSRAGDLS
- a CDS encoding ABC transporter ATP-binding protein, which translates into the protein MSDVTDNDPAVQVTDVWHAYGERPALRGVGFAVRRGEIFGLLGPNGGGKSTLFRILSTLLVPQRGSARILGLDVQADRSRVRRALGVVFQSPALDRQLSVRENLRYQGHLYGLHGGVLQKRSQELLQRLGLSDRGDARVATLSGGLRRRVELAKCLLHQPQVLILDEPSTGLDPGARLEFWHLLEEVRRERGVTILLTSHILEEAERCDRVAILERGHLVTSGAPLELKAAVGEDVVTVAARDPARLAAGIAAQFGLAPRVVDTSVRLEHGASAALLPRLVETFPDDILSLTLSKPTFEDVFIHFTGHRFDDAGESGSDGSAAGAGAAGRRGSRRH